A region from the Arachis ipaensis cultivar K30076 chromosome B01, Araip1.1, whole genome shotgun sequence genome encodes:
- the LOC107634133 gene encoding SNAP25 homologous protein SNAP33: protein MFGSKKSPLKVVKSGSNPFDSDDEDLVKDNKNSSTKKASSERALVSLENTNPFDDDVVANKNSSSSSYALRLADRNRYKNDFRDSGGLENQSVQELESYAVYKAEETTKSVNNCLKIAENIREDATKTLVTLHQQGEQITRSHYVAADIDQDLSRGEKLLGSLGGLFSKTWKPKKTRAIRGPVLFPDDPVRRNGNHLEQREKLGLTSAPKRQSNLRAPPPEPTNTIEKVEVENKKQDDALSDLSDILGELKGMAIDMGSEIERHNKALNHMYDDVDELNFRMKGANQRGRRLLGK, encoded by the exons ATGTTTGGTTCAAAGAAGTCTCCTTTAAAGGTTGTTAAATCTGGGTCAAACCCATTTGATTCTGATGATGAGGATCTTGTAAAGGATAACAAGAATAGTTCTACGAAGAAGGCCTCTTCAGAGCGTGCACTTGTTTCTTTAGAAAACACCAATCCTtttgatgatgatgttgttgcTAACAAGAACTCTTCATCATCTTCGTATGCTCTACGATTGGCTGACCGGAATAGGTATAAGAATGATTTCCGTGACTCTGGTGGGTTAGAGAATCAATCAGTGCAAGAACTGGAGAGCTATGCTGTTTACAAGGCTGAGGAGACTACAAAATCGGTCAACAATTGTTTGAAGATAGCAGAGAACATAAGAGAGGATGCTACCAAGACTCTGGTCACCCTTCATCAACAAGGCGAACAAATCACCAGAAGTCATTATGTTGCTGCTGACATTGATCAAGATTTAAGCAGG GGAGAGAAGCTTTTGGGAAGTCTTGGTGGTCTCTTCTCGAAGACTTGGAAACCAAAAAAGACACGCGCAATTAGAGGACCTGTTCTTTTTCCAG ATGATCCAGTAAGAAGAAATGGTAATCACTTGGAGCAGAGAGAGAAGTTAGGATTGACTTCTGCACCCAAAAGGCAGTCCAATCTGCGGGCACCGCCTCCCGAACCGACAAACACGATTGAAAAAGTTGAG GTTGAGAACAAGAAGCAAGATGATGCGCTTTCAGATTTAAGTGACATATTGGGAGAGCTCAAAGGCATGGCTATTGACATGGGGTCTGAAATTGAGAG GCATAACAAGGCTCTGAATCATATGTATGATGATGTGGATGAGTTGAATTTCCGAATGAAAGGTGCTAACCAACGTGGCCGCCGTTTACTTGGCAAATAG